Proteins encoded within one genomic window of Bacteroides sedimenti:
- the hisD gene encoding histidinol dehydrogenase, with translation MKVINYPKKEDWQEILKRPALNTDSLNDTVLGILNRVKSEGDQAVLEYEATFDKVQLGNLAVTPEELREAEALVSEELKAAILLAKENIDTFHRAQVFTGKKVETRPGVVCWQKAVGIEKVGLYVPGGTAPLFSTVLMLAVPARIAGCKEIVLCTPPNREGKVHPAILFAASQAGVSKIFKAGGVQAIAAMAYGTESVPKVYKIFGPGNQYVTAAKQLVSLRDVAIDMPAGPSEVEVLADASANPAFVAADLLSQAEHGVDSQAILITTSPALIEKVVEEVEQQLARLPRKEIASKSLENSKLILVNNLDEAIEMTNDYAPEHLILETEDYMAVAERISNAGSVFLGSLTPESAGDYASGTNHTLPTNGYAKAYSGVSLDSFIRKITFQEISREGIQTIGPAIEIMAANEQLDAHKNAVTVRLNTLKS, from the coding sequence ATGAAAGTAATCAACTATCCGAAAAAAGAAGATTGGCAGGAAATCCTGAAACGCCCTGCACTCAACACCGACAGTCTCAATGATACGGTTCTGGGCATCCTGAACCGTGTAAAGAGTGAAGGCGATCAGGCTGTTCTGGAGTATGAAGCTACCTTTGATAAGGTGCAGCTCGGCAATCTGGCGGTTACACCCGAAGAACTTCGCGAAGCCGAAGCGCTGGTCAGCGAAGAGTTAAAAGCTGCCATCCTGCTTGCAAAAGAGAATATTGATACATTTCACAGGGCACAAGTATTCACAGGAAAGAAGGTGGAAACTCGCCCGGGAGTGGTTTGCTGGCAGAAAGCAGTGGGAATTGAAAAGGTGGGATTGTATGTTCCGGGCGGAACGGCCCCTCTCTTCTCTACGGTTCTGATGCTCGCTGTTCCGGCACGTATTGCAGGATGCAAGGAGATTGTGCTTTGCACACCTCCCAACCGTGAAGGAAAAGTTCACCCAGCTATTCTGTTCGCCGCCAGTCAGGCAGGTGTGAGCAAAATCTTCAAAGCGGGTGGGGTACAGGCTATTGCCGCCATGGCATATGGTACAGAATCGGTCCCCAAGGTTTATAAAATCTTCGGTCCGGGAAATCAGTACGTAACTGCCGCCAAGCAACTTGTCTCTCTACGCGATGTTGCTATCGATATGCCCGCCGGTCCGTCGGAGGTAGAAGTACTTGCCGATGCCTCTGCCAATCCGGCTTTTGTGGCTGCCGATCTTTTGTCTCAGGCCGAACATGGGGTGGATAGTCAGGCAATACTGATTACTACTTCTCCTGCTTTAATAGAAAAGGTGGTCGAAGAGGTGGAACAACAGCTTGCACGTCTTCCTCGGAAAGAGATTGCTTCAAAATCTTTGGAAAACAGCAAACTGATTCTCGTGAATAATCTGGATGAGGCCATCGAAATGACCAACGATTATGCCCCCGAGCATCTTATTCTGGAGACGGAAGATTACATGGCGGTAGCAGAAAGAATCTCCAACGCCGGGTCGGTATTCCTTGGGTCGCTTACTCCCGAGAGTGCGGGCGACTATGCTTCGGGCACCAACCATACACTTCCTACCAACGGATATGCCAAGGCTTACAGCGGAGTCAGCCTCGATAGCTTTATCCGTAAAATCACCTTCCAGGAGATCAGTCGCGAAGGCATTCAAACCATTGGCCCGGCCATCGAAATTATGGCTGCCAACGAGCAACTGGATGCACACAAGAATGCAGTCACCGTAAGGCTTAATACATTAAAATCATAA
- the hisB gene encoding bifunctional histidinol-phosphatase/imidazoleglycerol-phosphate dehydratase HisB, translated as MKKVLFIDRDGTLVIEPPVDYQLDSLDKLEFYPKVFRNLGFIRSKLDFEFVMVTNQDGLGTDSFPEHTFWPAHNKMLKAFENEGITFDDILIDPSMPEEKSPNRKPGIGMMGKYLQEGAYDLAGSFVIGDRITDVQLAKNIGCKAIFMQDSTDELKRKGLEDVCVLVTADWDRVTEFLFAGERTAQVQRTTKETDILIKINLDGSGTCNISTGLGFFDHMLEQIGKHSGMDLTIRVKGDLEVDEHHTIEDTAIALGECIYKALGSKRGIERYGYCLPMDDCLCQVALDFGGRPWLVWDAEFKREKIGEMPTEMFLHFFKSLSDAAKMNLNIKAEGQNEHHKIEGIFKALARALKMAIKRDIYHFELPSTKGML; from the coding sequence ATGAAGAAAGTACTATTTATAGATAGAGACGGGACGCTGGTTATTGAGCCGCCAGTTGATTATCAGCTCGATTCGCTCGATAAGCTGGAGTTTTACCCCAAGGTTTTCCGAAATCTCGGATTTATCAGAAGCAAACTCGATTTTGAATTTGTGATGGTTACCAACCAGGATGGGCTAGGTACAGACTCTTTCCCGGAACACACCTTTTGGCCGGCACACAACAAAATGCTGAAAGCATTCGAGAACGAAGGAATCACGTTCGATGACATCCTCATCGACCCCAGCATGCCCGAAGAGAAGAGTCCCAACCGCAAACCGGGAATCGGAATGATGGGGAAATACCTGCAGGAAGGTGCGTATGATTTGGCCGGAAGCTTTGTTATTGGCGATCGCATTACAGATGTTCAGCTGGCAAAGAATATTGGGTGCAAAGCCATCTTTATGCAGGATTCAACTGATGAGTTGAAACGTAAAGGGCTCGAAGATGTATGTGTTTTGGTAACTGCCGACTGGGACCGTGTTACCGAATTCCTTTTCGCCGGTGAACGTACCGCTCAAGTGCAGCGAACAACTAAAGAAACCGATATTCTGATTAAAATAAACTTAGACGGATCAGGAACGTGCAATATCTCTACCGGACTGGGATTCTTTGACCATATGCTCGAGCAAATCGGCAAACATTCGGGGATGGACTTAACTATCAGGGTAAAAGGCGATTTGGAGGTGGACGAACACCACACCATTGAAGATACAGCCATTGCACTGGGCGAATGCATCTATAAAGCTTTGGGTAGCAAGCGCGGCATCGAACGTTATGGCTATTGTTTGCCGATGGACGACTGCCTGTGTCAGGTGGCACTCGACTTTGGCGGACGCCCTTGGCTGGTATGGGATGCAGAATTCAAACGCGAGAAGATAGGAGAGATGCCTACCGAAATGTTCCTGCATTTCTTTAAATCCCTGAGCGATGCTGCAAAAATGAATCTGAACATCAAAGCCGAAGGGCAGAACGAGCATCACAAGATCGAAGGAATCTTCAAAGCTCTGGCCCGTGCCCTGAAGATGGCGATAAAGAGAGATATTTATCATTTTGAACTGCCTTCAACCAAAGGAATGCTCTAA
- a CDS encoding PaaI family thioesterase has translation MKKIINPWSNKEGYNCFGCSKKNTSGLQMDFYEDGDEIVSVWKPQPQFQGWIDTLHGGIQAVLLDEICAWAILRKLQTTGVTSKMETRYMKAVSTNDAFLTLRATIQEVKRNLVVIEGRLYNAAGELCTKAICTYFTFSQDKVKEEMAFMGCEVEEKEVKQINC, from the coding sequence ATGAAGAAGATAATTAATCCATGGAGTAATAAAGAAGGGTACAACTGTTTTGGTTGTTCCAAAAAGAATACTAGCGGACTGCAGATGGATTTCTATGAAGATGGCGATGAGATTGTCAGCGTATGGAAACCTCAACCGCAGTTTCAAGGATGGATTGATACTCTTCATGGCGGTATTCAGGCTGTTTTACTCGACGAAATATGTGCCTGGGCTATTCTGCGGAAATTACAGACCACAGGAGTAACCTCCAAGATGGAGACGCGTTACATGAAAGCGGTCAGCACCAACGATGCTTTTCTAACACTTCGTGCTACAATTCAGGAAGTAAAACGCAACTTGGTAGTAATTGAGGGTCGGTTGTACAATGCCGCCGGCGAACTCTGTACTAAAGCCATTTGTACCTACTTCACTTTCTCTCAGGATAAGGTGAAAGAGGAGATGGCTTTCATGGGCTGCGAAGTGGAAGAAAAGGAGGTCAAACAAATAAATTGCTAG
- the hisC gene encoding histidinol-phosphate transaminase: MKALKELTRPNIWELKPYSSARDEYKGVEASVFLDANENPYNTPFNRYPDPLQRDLKEMIAPIKRVKPESIFLGNGSDEAIDLVFRAFCEPDKDNVVAIDPTYGMYQVCADVNNVEYRKVLLNEDFQFSADEILTATDEHTKLIFLCSPNNPTGNELLRSEIEKVLNSFEGLVVLDEAYIDFSDKPSFLSELDKHPNLIVLQTFSKAGGCAAIRLGMAFASRDIIDILNKIKYPYNVNQLTQQQAMQVLKKYDQVEAWVKKLIGERSYLIEAFTALPCVEKIYPTDANFFLTKVTDAKSIYNYLVGKGIIVRNRSSIALCKDCLRITVGTRQENDQLIEALQQYK; the protein is encoded by the coding sequence ATGAAAGCATTAAAAGAATTAACGCGTCCGAACATCTGGGAACTGAAACCCTACTCTTCGGCCCGTGACGAATATAAAGGAGTGGAGGCTTCTGTTTTTCTTGATGCCAATGAGAATCCCTATAACACTCCGTTCAACCGCTATCCCGACCCTTTGCAACGAGACCTGAAGGAAATGATTGCTCCCATCAAGAGAGTGAAACCAGAGAGTATCTTCCTGGGCAACGGCAGCGATGAAGCCATCGACTTGGTGTTTCGCGCTTTTTGTGAACCCGATAAAGATAATGTGGTTGCCATCGACCCAACTTACGGAATGTACCAAGTGTGTGCCGATGTGAACAATGTGGAGTATCGCAAAGTGTTACTCAATGAAGATTTTCAATTCTCGGCCGATGAAATTCTTACCGCCACCGATGAGCATACTAAACTGATTTTCCTGTGCTCGCCCAATAATCCTACGGGTAACGAATTGTTGCGTTCGGAAATTGAGAAAGTTCTTAATTCTTTCGAAGGGCTGGTTGTTCTGGATGAGGCCTACATCGATTTCTCAGACAAGCCTTCTTTCCTTTCCGAACTGGATAAACATCCAAATCTGATTGTACTTCAAACATTTTCCAAAGCAGGGGGATGCGCTGCAATTCGTCTGGGGATGGCCTTCGCTTCCAGAGACATTATCGATATTCTCAACAAGATAAAGTATCCCTATAATGTAAACCAGCTTACTCAACAACAAGCGATGCAAGTGCTGAAGAAATACGACCAGGTAGAAGCGTGGGTGAAAAAACTGATTGGTGAACGTTCATATCTGATAGAAGCCTTTACTGCACTACCTTGTGTGGAAAAAATCTATCCTACGGATGCCAACTTTTTCCTGACCAAAGTAACCGATGCAAAGTCCATTTATAACTACTTGGTGGGCAAAGGCATTATTGTCCGCAACCGCAGTTCCATAGCTCTTTGCAAGGATTGTCTGCGGATAACTGTTGGTACCCGTCAGGAGAACGACCAACTGATTGAGGCATTACAACAATACAAATAA
- the hisG gene encoding ATP phosphoribosyltransferase — translation MLRIAVQAKGRLFEETMALFEESDIKLSSHKRSLLVQSTNFPVEVLYLRDDDIPQAVATGVADLGIVGENEYVEKNEDAEIVKRLGFSKCRLSLAIPKDIEYPGLSWFNGKKIATSYPVILEKFMKANGVETEIHVINGSVEVAPGIGLADAIFDIVSSGSTLVSNRLKEVEVIMKSEALLIGYKKMSSENKEILEELLFRMDAVKTAEDKKYVLMNAPKDKLKEIIEVLPGMKSPTVMPLAQEDWCSVHTVLDEKSFWEIIGKLKSLGAEGILVLPIEKMIL, via the coding sequence ATGCTAAGAATTGCCGTACAAGCTAAAGGTCGTTTATTCGAAGAAACAATGGCCCTTTTTGAAGAATCAGACATTAAACTAAGTTCACACAAGAGATCCCTCCTTGTTCAGTCAACCAATTTCCCTGTCGAGGTGTTGTACCTTCGTGATGATGATATTCCACAGGCAGTAGCTACCGGAGTTGCCGATCTGGGTATTGTGGGCGAAAATGAATATGTTGAGAAGAACGAAGATGCCGAAATCGTGAAACGACTTGGCTTTAGCAAATGCCGTCTTTCTCTGGCTATTCCTAAAGATATTGAATACCCCGGACTTTCTTGGTTCAATGGTAAGAAGATTGCAACTTCATATCCGGTTATTCTTGAGAAATTTATGAAAGCCAACGGAGTAGAGACAGAGATTCACGTGATCAATGGTTCTGTGGAGGTAGCTCCGGGTATCGGACTGGCTGATGCCATTTTTGATATTGTCAGCTCAGGTTCTACATTGGTAAGCAACCGCCTGAAAGAGGTAGAAGTAATCATGAAGTCGGAGGCATTGCTAATCGGTTACAAGAAAATGTCGTCTGAAAACAAGGAGATTCTCGAAGAGTTGCTGTTCCGTATGGATGCAGTAAAAACGGCCGAGGACAAGAAATATGTGCTAATGAATGCTCCGAAAGATAAGCTGAAAGAAATAATTGAGGTGCTTCCCGGAATGAAGAGTCCCACAGTGATGCCGCTTGCTCAGGAAGATTGGTGCTCGGTACACACCGTGCTCGACGAAAAGAGTTTCTGGGAAATCATCGGTAAGCTGAAATCCCTCGGAGCTGAAGGCATTCTGGTTCTACCTATCGAAAAAATGATTCTTTAA
- a CDS encoding tetratricopeptide repeat protein: MKKLTTTFIMGLLLSFNQAYAQDFNKKFGELFSKGDTIGQLQLLQKWEKAKNDDPELYVAYFNYYVNKSKKELITLGNTPKGEIVFQIMDKDSTVKEPVGYIYDETYYDKEFLGKGLTFIDKGIERYPSRLDMRFGKVYVFGLIKDYAKFTDEIIKTIDYSAKIDNKWVWTENTPVEDPEKFLLSTVQKYVLQIYNTEDDTLLDNMKAIAEAVLKQNPNHVESLSNLSIVYMLKKEYDKALEALLKAEKIDGKDYIVLSNIAQAYKLKGKCQKAIKYYEKVLKYGDDQSKEYAKQQIELLKKMEK, from the coding sequence ATGAAAAAATTGACAACCACATTTATCATGGGTTTGTTGCTATCCTTTAATCAAGCCTATGCACAAGATTTTAATAAGAAGTTTGGTGAGCTCTTCTCTAAAGGAGATACAATAGGGCAATTGCAGTTGCTCCAAAAATGGGAGAAAGCGAAAAACGACGATCCCGAATTATATGTAGCCTACTTTAATTACTATGTTAACAAAAGCAAGAAGGAGCTTATCACGTTGGGGAATACTCCCAAAGGCGAAATTGTTTTTCAAATTATGGACAAGGATTCTACCGTGAAAGAGCCGGTGGGATATATTTATGACGAGACTTACTATGATAAAGAGTTTTTAGGCAAAGGCCTTACCTTCATTGATAAAGGGATTGAAAGATATCCTTCCCGCCTGGATATGCGCTTTGGAAAAGTCTACGTATTCGGACTGATTAAAGATTATGCGAAATTCACGGACGAAATAATTAAAACAATCGACTATTCGGCGAAGATTGATAACAAATGGGTATGGACCGAAAATACTCCGGTTGAAGATCCTGAAAAGTTCCTGTTGAGTACCGTTCAGAAATATGTACTTCAAATTTATAATACCGAAGATGATACGTTGTTGGACAACATGAAAGCAATTGCGGAGGCCGTTCTCAAACAAAATCCAAACCATGTTGAGAGTCTGTCGAACTTATCCATTGTTTACATGCTGAAAAAGGAATATGATAAAGCGCTGGAGGCATTATTGAAAGCCGAAAAAATAGATGGCAAAGATTATATCGTATTAAGCAACATCGCTCAGGCATACAAGCTGAAAGGGAAATGTCAGAAAGCAATCAAATATTACGAAAAAGTATTGAAATATGGCGATGACCAATCCAAAGAATATGCAAAACAGCAAATTGAACTGTTAAAGAAAATGGAGAAGTGA